Proteins encoded within one genomic window of Novosphingobium sp. EMRT-2:
- a CDS encoding chemotaxis protein CheW, protein MHRELITFEVAGQIFGIDIMAIREIRAWTPAARLPRVPDYVAGVVNLRGSVLPVIDLSARLGWQVTDASPRHAIIVTQVRGQARGLIVDSVSDIVTVPSDAMQPPPAVSLEAIVPFLEGLATVGDRMVMVLNLEAILEDAPEELGCAA, encoded by the coding sequence ATGCATCGCGAACTGATTACTTTCGAAGTGGCCGGGCAGATCTTCGGCATAGACATCATGGCGATCCGCGAAATTCGCGCCTGGACGCCGGCCGCCCGGCTGCCGCGCGTGCCGGACTATGTCGCGGGCGTGGTGAACCTGCGCGGAAGCGTGCTGCCGGTAATCGATCTGAGCGCGCGCCTCGGTTGGCAGGTTACCGACGCCTCCCCGCGCCACGCGATCATCGTCACGCAGGTGCGCGGCCAGGCGCGCGGGCTGATCGTGGATTCGGTGAGCGACATCGTGACCGTGCCGTCCGATGCGATGCAGCCACCGCCAGCCGTATCGCTGGAGGCGATCGTGCCATTTCTCGAAGGGCTTGCGACGGTTGGCGACCGGATGGTGATGGTGCTCAACCTTGAGGCCATCCTCGAGGATGCGCCGGAAGAGCTGGGGTGTGCGGCATGA
- the cheB gene encoding chemotaxis-specific protein-glutamate methyltransferase CheB, with protein MTIRVLVIDDSATMRALLLSRLSGAAGIEVVGAAANAVEGRNLIKRLNPDVVTLDIEMPGMNGLDFLEKIMTLRPTPVIIVSGATTKGAEVTARALMLGAVACCSKADITVDRSGGDALPDLIHEAAQVRFSGARHARASGTMASREVARSGAARPALIAIGASTGGIEALQTLLRGFPADCPPTAIVQHVNARFVPAIANSLNAICDAEVVVAEPDMPMHPGRVYIAPGDHRHMRIGGSATPCIKLRTGDPVAGHLPSVDVLLQSAAQAVGARAAGAVLTGMGCDGAQGLLAMARAGAKTIAQDEATSIVFGMPRAAISLGAARVVAPIERIADHLLAGGAA; from the coding sequence ATGACCATTCGTGTCCTGGTGATCGATGATTCCGCCACGATGCGGGCCTTGCTGCTATCGCGATTGTCGGGCGCAGCGGGGATCGAGGTGGTCGGCGCAGCCGCCAACGCCGTCGAGGGGCGCAACCTGATAAAGCGCCTGAATCCCGATGTGGTGACGCTGGACATCGAGATGCCCGGAATGAACGGGCTCGATTTCCTGGAAAAGATCATGACCCTGCGCCCCACGCCGGTCATCATCGTGTCCGGGGCGACCACCAAGGGCGCCGAGGTTACCGCCCGGGCGCTCATGCTGGGGGCGGTCGCATGCTGTTCGAAGGCGGACATCACGGTGGACCGGTCCGGCGGCGATGCTCTGCCCGATCTGATCCACGAGGCGGCGCAGGTACGCTTCAGCGGGGCGCGGCACGCGCGGGCTAGCGGTACGATGGCAAGCCGGGAGGTCGCACGCAGTGGTGCGGCACGACCGGCCCTGATCGCGATCGGTGCCTCGACCGGCGGCATAGAGGCCCTGCAGACACTGCTTCGCGGATTTCCCGCCGATTGCCCCCCCACCGCAATCGTGCAGCACGTCAACGCCCGGTTCGTGCCGGCGATCGCCAATTCGTTGAACGCCATCTGCGATGCGGAGGTGGTGGTGGCTGAACCGGACATGCCGATGCATCCGGGGCGGGTCTATATCGCGCCGGGCGATCATCGCCACATGCGGATCGGCGGATCGGCCACGCCATGCATCAAGTTGCGGACCGGCGATCCGGTTGCGGGGCACCTGCCCAGCGTGGATGTGCTGTTGCAATCGGCCGCGCAGGCCGTGGGCGCGCGTGCCGCTGGCGCCGTGCTGACGGGCATGGGCTGCGATGGCGCGCAAGGCCTGCTGGCGATGGCGCGGGCCGGCGCGAAAACCATCGCGCAGGACGAGGCGACGTCCATCGTGTTCGGGATGCCGCGTGCGGCGATCTCGCTTGGCGCGGCGCGTGTCGTGGCGCCGATCGAGCGCATCGCCGATCACCTGCTTGCGGGAGGCGCGGCATGA
- a CDS encoding lipid asymmetry maintenance protein MlaB, producing the protein MQTFPLPPRCDRATVEALLPDLAAAVGTGPLTIDAAQVTHVSQALLQLIISARRTSDTVRIVPSQALSEIARMAGLAAVLNESEPA; encoded by the coding sequence ATGCAGACATTTCCGCTCCCCCCCCGCTGCGATCGCGCGACCGTAGAGGCATTGCTGCCCGATCTTGCCGCGGCGGTCGGCACAGGTCCGCTGACGATCGACGCCGCGCAGGTGACTCACGTCAGCCAGGCCCTGCTGCAGCTCATCATCAGCGCGCGCAGGACCAGCGACACCGTTCGCATCGTGCCGTCGCAAGCCCTGTCCGAAATCGCGCGCATGGCGGGACTCGCCGCTGTCCTGAACGAAAGTGAACCGGCATGA
- a CDS encoding methyl-accepting chemotaxis protein gives MLDWFVKDAPIRTKFAVLICIQAVLSGAGVILVLAAGGSAPVMAAALALAVTAVAILAYARGAICTPYVQTVQRMEALAAGDVDAPVRFTEYRDCVGRMTKAMAIFRNNALELRKGRAAEEREIINSLSDGLGHLAANNLEFRLEKPFPGAYDAVRRDFNAAAEALATALQSVRAAAAGVLVGASEIRAASDDLAQRNERQAASLEETAVAMNQITGKMVSTAERAGEVQQTIGAAHREASEGGEVVTRATEAMSAIESSAREISQIINVIDGIAFQTNLLALNAGVEAARAGDAGKGFAVVANEVRALAQRSANAARDIKELITQSSRQVADGVMLVGEAGGLLERIVGGVGEISALVTEIADTAHEQAQNLRHVNASVGEMDRMTQQNAAMVE, from the coding sequence ATGTTAGACTGGTTTGTCAAAGACGCGCCGATCCGCACGAAATTCGCCGTTCTGATCTGTATTCAGGCGGTGCTTTCCGGCGCTGGCGTGATTCTGGTGCTCGCCGCCGGCGGCAGCGCCCCGGTGATGGCGGCCGCGCTGGCCCTTGCGGTGACGGCGGTGGCGATCCTGGCATACGCGCGCGGCGCGATCTGCACGCCCTATGTCCAGACCGTGCAACGCATGGAGGCGTTGGCTGCGGGCGATGTCGATGCGCCGGTCCGCTTCACCGAATACCGCGATTGCGTTGGCCGGATGACCAAGGCGATGGCGATCTTTCGCAACAATGCACTGGAACTGCGCAAAGGCCGCGCCGCCGAGGAGCGCGAAATCATCAACAGCCTCAGCGACGGCTTGGGGCACCTTGCGGCCAATAATCTGGAATTCCGTCTCGAGAAGCCCTTCCCCGGCGCGTACGATGCCGTTCGGCGGGATTTCAACGCGGCGGCCGAAGCCCTTGCCACCGCGCTCCAGTCGGTGCGGGCCGCGGCCGCCGGGGTGCTGGTCGGAGCGTCGGAAATCCGGGCCGCGTCGGACGATCTTGCCCAGCGCAACGAACGCCAGGCGGCCAGCCTCGAAGAAACCGCGGTGGCCATGAACCAGATCACCGGCAAGATGGTGTCGACGGCGGAACGCGCCGGCGAAGTGCAGCAGACCATCGGGGCCGCGCATCGCGAAGCCAGCGAAGGCGGAGAGGTGGTGACGCGGGCGACCGAGGCGATGTCCGCGATCGAGTCGTCCGCGCGCGAGATCAGCCAGATCATCAACGTGATCGACGGCATCGCTTTCCAGACGAACCTGCTCGCGTTGAATGCCGGGGTTGAAGCGGCGCGCGCAGGCGATGCCGGAAAGGGCTTTGCCGTGGTGGCGAACGAAGTGCGGGCGCTGGCCCAGCGCTCCGCCAACGCCGCGCGAGACATCAAGGAACTGATCACCCAGAGTTCACGTCAGGTTGCCGATGGCGTGATGCTGGTGGGTGAAGCGGGCGGCCTGCTTGAAAGGATCGTCGGGGGTGTCGGCGAGATCTCGGCGCTGGTTACGGAGATTGCCGATACCGCGCACGAGCAGGCGCAGAACCTGCGCCACGTCAACGCTTCGGTCGGCGAGATGGATCGCATGACGCAGCAGAACGCGGCGATGGTCGAATAG
- a CDS encoding protein-glutamate O-methyltransferase CheR, whose translation MSAAHAGFAEPLPGISPAVYSVDDFRALSDIAYAHAGIMLPEGKAMLVYSRLAPLVRETGCGSFGNYVARLRSDTAEEARAVAALTTNHTFFYREPHHFAHFAEQVRPTLVASLEAGRGVRLWSAGCSSGEETWSLAMTLLGGEPLAGRRLAARDLKMLATDLAPHVLRQAEAATYPAKDLEPVPQELRRCWTQETDGTATLSDLTRALVRFRVLNLLGPWPMRHPFDVIFCRNVMIYFDAETKEQLVARFADALAPGGYLYIGHSERVTGPAARILRPVGPTIYRKAAA comes from the coding sequence ATGAGCGCCGCGCACGCCGGTTTTGCCGAACCGCTGCCCGGTATCAGCCCGGCGGTCTATTCGGTGGACGACTTCCGGGCGCTGTCCGATATCGCCTATGCCCATGCCGGCATCATGCTGCCGGAAGGCAAGGCCATGCTTGTCTATTCGCGGCTCGCGCCGCTGGTGCGCGAAACCGGATGCGGCAGTTTCGGGAACTACGTGGCACGGCTGCGCAGCGATACGGCGGAAGAAGCGCGCGCCGTGGCCGCGCTGACCACCAACCACACGTTCTTCTATCGGGAGCCGCACCATTTCGCGCATTTCGCCGAACAGGTCAGGCCGACGCTCGTCGCATCGCTGGAAGCCGGGCGCGGCGTGCGGCTGTGGTCGGCGGGCTGTTCGAGCGGCGAGGAAACGTGGTCGCTGGCCATGACCCTGCTGGGCGGCGAACCGCTTGCCGGGCGAAGGCTGGCCGCGCGCGATCTGAAGATGCTGGCGACCGATCTTGCTCCGCATGTCCTGCGGCAGGCCGAAGCCGCAACCTACCCGGCCAAGGATCTGGAACCGGTACCCCAGGAACTGCGCCGGTGCTGGACGCAGGAAACCGACGGGACGGCGACCCTCAGCGACCTGACGCGCGCACTGGTACGTTTTCGCGTGCTCAATCTGCTGGGGCCGTGGCCCATGCGGCATCCATTCGACGTCATCTTCTGCCGGAACGTGATGATCTACTTCGACGCGGAGACGAAGGAGCAACTCGTGGCGCGGTTTGCCGATGCTCTTGCCCCGGGGGGCTACCTTTACATCGGGCACAGCGAGCGCGTGACCGGACCGGCGGCGCGCATCCTGCGGCCGGTAGGCCCCACCATCTACCGAAAGGCAGCGGCATGA
- a CDS encoding chemotaxis protein CheB, translated as MHDARVLVVDDSAAMRALFSDLLEQSRNVRVVGTAANVNEAREQIELLRPNVLTLDVEMPGMSGIEFLEEIMDSNPMPVVMLSSLTQSGAVTTLRAYELGAVECFPKPLKVSPEQFAKNVSKLGKIVLAAANSNVRQKRPHHVNRWHKEQFHWNGTMIAINASMGGFEALTDLFAAYPPNCPPTVVVLQAEPEVANAFIQRLNTELACTVTPAKDGTPLLQGGIYIASDPDYHVVLEAGEPAQLRLLAREPANGVRPSADLLFGTIARAGVPAIGIMLSGLGQDGAKGLLLMRNAGAETFAQERGNAIVPEAPTAAINLNAAMHELPADQIGAEAIKACTEK; from the coding sequence ATGCATGACGCCAGGGTTCTCGTGGTCGACGACTCCGCAGCGATGCGCGCCCTCTTTTCCGATCTGCTGGAACAGTCCCGCAACGTCCGGGTCGTGGGAACCGCTGCTAACGTCAACGAAGCGCGCGAACAGATCGAACTGCTACGCCCCAACGTCCTGACGCTCGACGTGGAAATGCCCGGCATGAGCGGGATCGAGTTTCTCGAAGAGATCATGGACAGCAATCCCATGCCGGTCGTCATGCTTTCCAGCCTGACGCAGAGCGGCGCGGTGACGACGCTGCGGGCTTACGAACTGGGCGCGGTGGAATGCTTTCCGAAGCCGTTGAAAGTCAGCCCTGAACAGTTCGCCAAGAACGTCAGCAAACTGGGCAAGATCGTGCTGGCGGCCGCCAACAGCAACGTCCGCCAAAAGCGGCCCCATCACGTGAATCGCTGGCACAAGGAGCAGTTCCACTGGAACGGCACCATGATCGCCATCAACGCATCGATGGGCGGGTTCGAGGCTCTGACGGATCTGTTTGCCGCCTATCCGCCCAATTGCCCGCCGACGGTGGTGGTTTTGCAAGCGGAACCCGAAGTGGCCAATGCGTTCATCCAGCGGCTGAACACCGAACTGGCCTGCACCGTAACGCCCGCAAAAGACGGTACGCCGCTGCTCCAGGGCGGCATCTACATTGCTTCCGATCCGGATTACCACGTCGTGCTGGAAGCGGGCGAACCGGCGCAGTTGCGCCTTCTGGCGAGAGAGCCGGCCAACGGGGTTCGCCCGTCGGCCGACCTCCTGTTCGGAACGATCGCCCGCGCCGGCGTGCCGGCCATCGGCATCATGCTGTCCGGCCTGGGGCAGGACGGGGCCAAGGGCCTTTTGCTGATGCGCAACGCGGGCGCCGAAACGTTCGCGCAGGAACGTGGCAACGCCATCGTGCCCGAGGCCCCCACCGCCGCGATCAACCTGAACGCGGCCATGCACGAACTGCCAGCCGACCAGATCGGCGCCGAAGCCATCAAGGCCTGCACAGAAAAATAG
- a CDS encoding response regulator, with amino-acid sequence MNKQTRVLTVDDSASMRALLNHALSSHGFSVVQAEDGQAALEWLAANEADVVITDINMPRLDGFGLIERLRAGSRHRDRPILVLTTESSDQKKARARDAGATGWIVKPFDAEKLVAAVRRVAH; translated from the coding sequence ATGAACAAACAGACCCGCGTTCTGACTGTAGATGACAGCGCCAGCATGCGCGCGTTGCTGAACCACGCGCTGAGCAGCCACGGCTTCAGCGTCGTTCAGGCCGAAGACGGCCAGGCCGCGCTCGAATGGCTGGCCGCCAACGAGGCCGACGTCGTCATTACCGACATCAACATGCCGCGCCTTGACGGCTTCGGGCTGATCGAGCGCCTGCGCGCGGGCAGCCGGCATCGCGATCGGCCGATCCTGGTGCTGACCACCGAAAGTTCGGACCAGAAGAAGGCGCGCGCCCGTGACGCCGGCGCCACCGGATGGATCGTCAAGCCGTTCGACGCCGAAAAGCTGGTGGCGGCCGTGCGGCGTGTTGCACATTGA
- a CDS encoding PilZ domain-containing protein — MPTAIDFLKPAELQPGTMTDGPLGRRASQRSHSVLLVARLIGGDADDMCLVRDVSSSGAQIRTQQALRVDDRVVLEFGGSLSVDATVRWVRPGTAGVQFDYCIDVENVLSATTPKDARRSTPRIQRCSRVLLSTAALEVEASLIDITPGGGGVTLKTPRTFPHGTQIMVSIKNFLQRPAEVRWQVNGRLGFQFYERIQLSKLDCWLVNTVELCRACPNQRSCHTANRRDPHASGPMFTQGRRHAN, encoded by the coding sequence ATGCCGACCGCAATCGACTTTCTGAAACCCGCCGAGTTGCAGCCCGGGACGATGACCGACGGGCCGCTGGGGCGAAGGGCATCGCAACGGTCCCATTCGGTGCTGCTGGTCGCAAGGCTCATTGGTGGCGATGCCGATGACATGTGCCTTGTGCGGGACGTATCCTCGTCCGGTGCCCAGATCCGGACGCAGCAGGCGCTGCGCGTGGACGATCGGGTTGTGCTGGAATTCGGCGGCAGCCTTTCGGTGGACGCCACGGTGCGCTGGGTGCGGCCCGGGACGGCTGGCGTGCAGTTCGATTACTGCATCGACGTGGAAAACGTCCTGTCCGCAACGACACCGAAGGATGCGCGCCGATCCACCCCGCGCATCCAGCGGTGCTCGCGCGTGCTGCTTTCGACCGCGGCGCTGGAAGTGGAAGCCAGTCTGATCGATATCACGCCGGGCGGTGGCGGCGTCACGCTGAAGACGCCGCGTACTTTCCCACATGGCACGCAGATCATGGTGTCCATCAAGAACTTCCTGCAACGCCCGGCGGAAGTCCGCTGGCAGGTGAACGGGCGTCTGGGCTTCCAGTTCTACGAACGGATTCAGCTAAGCAAGCTCGATTGCTGGCTGGTGAATACGGTGGAACTTTGCCGGGCCTGCCCCAATCAGCGCAGTTGCCATACCGCAAATCGCCGTGATCCCCACGCCTCCGGGCCGATGTTCACGCAAGGCCGCAGGCATGCGAACTAG
- a CDS encoding chemotaxis protein CheA, whose protein sequence is MTNEELQQIFFVECEESLAAAEAGLAACQAGTHDAETVNAIFRAVHSIKGGAGAFGFAALQAYTHTFETLLSDVREGMVDLTPGLVDLLLRALDVLSDHVAAVRDGGPDVDDAAVVAELAAAQGCGGAKPAEEAVAAAVDDSGPAAPTDEVEMDFDLDSLLDDLVGVDEPATADADETAEGWLLHVRPHAGAMLNGGEPLLLLREVASLGGECILCDTANVPPLDLLVPGQGYLGWTFRMPAHVHEAEARDIFDFVGDDCSIAIGDDAAIPAPRIASDLPAAGVKQAAESRPQPADSAPANAAADTAAATPPAAAAGQTIRIDLAKLDRLIDSVGELVIAQAMVAQRMANQGISASEELNLLDSLTRDIQESAMSIRAQPIGTVFSRVPRILRELAASTGKHVRLSLAGEATELDKTVIERLGEPLTHLIRNAVDHGIESAEERLAAGKEADGTLTLSAEHRSGRILIRIADDGRGIDRERVLAKAVAQGLVSADAQLSPEEIDNLIFAPGFSTAASVTSVSGRGVGMDVVRQNVKDLGGRVTIESHFGKGTTFTLTLPLTLAIADGMVVGVGDETMVVPLAHIVECLRPEPGDLQAMGGRHMINLRGRYIPVLPVGETIGIGGSAPDGERGVLVVVDTEAAGKAALLVDHIHDQRQFVIKSLDTHFHQVEGVAGATILGDGQVALILDVDGLAAGAMNILSERQAA, encoded by the coding sequence ATGACCAACGAGGAACTTCAGCAGATATTCTTCGTAGAATGCGAAGAATCGCTGGCGGCCGCCGAAGCCGGTCTTGCCGCCTGCCAGGCGGGGACGCACGATGCGGAGACCGTCAACGCGATCTTCCGCGCGGTGCATTCGATCAAGGGAGGCGCCGGCGCTTTCGGGTTTGCCGCGCTGCAGGCCTATACGCACACGTTCGAAACGCTGCTTTCGGATGTGCGCGAAGGGATGGTCGACCTGACGCCGGGTCTGGTTGATCTGCTCCTTCGCGCTCTGGATGTGCTCAGCGATCATGTCGCGGCGGTGCGCGATGGCGGGCCGGATGTCGACGATGCCGCCGTCGTTGCGGAGCTGGCCGCCGCGCAGGGATGCGGTGGCGCGAAGCCGGCGGAGGAGGCGGTGGCCGCGGCCGTCGATGATTCCGGACCAGCCGCGCCGACGGACGAGGTCGAAATGGATTTCGACCTTGATTCGCTGCTGGACGACCTTGTGGGGGTGGATGAGCCTGCAACCGCGGACGCAGATGAAACGGCCGAGGGCTGGCTGTTGCATGTGCGTCCGCATGCCGGGGCCATGCTCAACGGCGGGGAACCGCTTCTGCTGCTGCGCGAAGTCGCCAGCCTCGGCGGGGAATGCATCCTGTGCGACACGGCGAACGTCCCGCCACTCGATCTGCTTGTCCCCGGGCAGGGATACCTTGGCTGGACCTTCCGCATGCCCGCGCATGTCCATGAGGCAGAGGCGCGTGACATCTTCGATTTCGTGGGAGACGATTGTTCGATCGCGATCGGTGACGATGCGGCCATTCCGGCACCGCGTATCGCAAGCGACTTGCCGGCGGCGGGCGTGAAGCAGGCTGCCGAATCCCGGCCGCAGCCGGCCGATAGCGCCCCGGCGAACGCCGCTGCGGATACCGCTGCCGCGACGCCCCCGGCGGCTGCCGCAGGGCAGACCATCCGCATCGACCTGGCCAAGCTCGACCGGCTGATCGATTCCGTGGGCGAACTGGTGATCGCGCAGGCGATGGTGGCGCAGCGCATGGCGAACCAGGGGATTTCCGCGAGCGAGGAACTGAACCTGCTGGATTCCCTGACGCGCGACATCCAGGAAAGCGCCATGTCGATCCGCGCGCAACCGATCGGCACGGTCTTCAGCCGCGTGCCCCGGATATTGCGCGAACTGGCGGCGTCCACGGGCAAGCATGTCCGCCTGTCGCTGGCGGGCGAAGCGACCGAGCTCGACAAGACGGTGATCGAACGGCTGGGCGAACCCTTGACCCACCTGATCCGCAACGCGGTCGATCACGGGATCGAAAGCGCGGAGGAACGGCTTGCCGCGGGCAAGGAGGCCGATGGTACGCTGACATTGTCGGCCGAGCATCGGTCAGGCCGCATTCTGATCCGGATCGCCGACGACGGACGCGGCATCGACCGCGAACGCGTGCTGGCCAAGGCGGTGGCGCAGGGGCTGGTCTCGGCCGATGCGCAGCTTTCGCCGGAAGAGATCGACAATCTGATTTTCGCGCCGGGCTTCTCGACCGCCGCCAGCGTCACCAGCGTTTCAGGGCGGGGCGTCGGCATGGATGTGGTGCGTCAGAACGTGAAGGATCTCGGCGGTCGCGTGACGATCGAATCCCATTTCGGCAAAGGCACCACGTTCACGCTCACGCTGCCCCTGACGCTGGCCATCGCCGACGGCATGGTCGTGGGGGTTGGTGACGAGACCATGGTCGTGCCGCTGGCTCACATCGTCGAATGTCTGCGGCCGGAACCCGGCGACCTGCAAGCGATGGGCGGTCGCCACATGATCAACCTGCGCGGACGCTACATCCCGGTTCTGCCGGTGGGCGAGACGATCGGGATCGGCGGGTCCGCGCCGGACGGCGAACGGGGTGTGCTGGTCGTGGTCGATACCGAAGCGGCCGGCAAGGCGGCGCTGCTGGTCGATCACATCCACGATCAGCGCCAGTTCGTCATCAAGAGCCTCGATACGCACTTTCACCAGGTCGAAGGCGTGGCCGGCGCGACGATCCTGGGCGACGGGCAGGTTGCGCTGATCCTCGATGTCGATGGCCTTGCCGCCGGCGCGATGAACATCCTTTCCGAAAGGCAGGCAGCATGA
- a CDS encoding chemotaxis protein CheD, with protein MHHTPFPPMQEMRRITILQGDARATSDPRDEFSTVLGSCVAACLFDPLAGVGGMNHFLLAEPPSAHGGGRIDVHYGTYLMEMLINEMLAQGACKADLRAHLYGGANLRTGMKAIGTANADFARNFLERERIVLQHADLGGSNARRVDFRPVRGQVRCRHVVNSLAPHEVPETRPRRANGDVELF; from the coding sequence ATGCACCATACTCCGTTCCCCCCGATGCAGGAGATGCGGCGGATTACGATCCTGCAGGGGGATGCGCGCGCAACCAGCGATCCGCGTGACGAATTTAGCACCGTTCTGGGCAGTTGCGTTGCCGCCTGCCTTTTTGATCCGCTGGCCGGGGTCGGGGGCATGAACCACTTCCTGCTGGCCGAGCCGCCCAGCGCGCACGGTGGCGGCAGGATCGACGTGCATTACGGCACCTATCTGATGGAAATGCTGATCAACGAGATGCTGGCGCAGGGCGCCTGCAAGGCGGATTTGCGCGCGCACCTTTACGGCGGAGCCAACCTGCGAACCGGGATGAAAGCCATCGGTACGGCGAACGCGGATTTCGCGCGCAACTTTCTGGAACGCGAACGGATCGTGCTGCAGCACGCAGACCTTGGCGGCTCCAACGCCCGACGCGTCGATTTTCGTCCGGTGCGGGGACAGGTCCGCTGCCGCCATGTGGTGAACAGCCTTGCCCCGCACGAAGTGCCTGAAACCAGACCGCGCCGCGCCAACGGCGATGTCGAACTCTTCTGA
- a CDS encoding globin-coupled sensor protein — protein MSNINVNEFVNERVDFFGIDDADYGNFPRIAEALARHAPAALDRFYDKVGATPKTAAFFSSRQAMDHAKGKQIAHWAALFSGRVDGSYIAKAEQIGTVHARIGLEPTWYIGGYARVLSAIITTICDKGSGLFGNKAAGRQVATLVKLALLDMEIALSAYFKAEEKSRLAVIEQLGHALAEVANGRFSTKLEGLPENYRQIEADFETMRLEIGGALASVAEAASTINTGAAEIRQASDDLANRTERQAASLEETAAAMQELTTGVREAADGAVHMTGSVAEADHEAVQGRNVVKEAVGAMDGIHRTATEISKIIDVIDGIAFQTNLLALNAGVEAARAGDAGKGFAVVANEVRALAQRSADAASNIKHLINGSVEQVERGVKLVGQSGEAFGSIAARVGEIKSLATGIADLAQAQALNLQQVNDAVREMDQMTQHNAAMVEQSNAASRSLAGEAEQLATLVSRFNVTGAAVVPIAKAKDRRKAPAATSRPAPAARKSAGMAATATAEDWSEF, from the coding sequence ATGAGCAATATCAACGTAAACGAATTCGTGAACGAGCGCGTCGATTTCTTCGGTATCGACGATGCCGATTATGGCAACTTCCCCAGGATTGCCGAAGCACTGGCCCGTCATGCCCCCGCTGCGCTCGATCGCTTCTACGACAAGGTCGGAGCGACTCCCAAGACGGCGGCCTTCTTTTCGTCGCGACAGGCGATGGATCACGCCAAGGGCAAGCAGATCGCGCATTGGGCGGCGCTGTTCTCGGGCCGGGTGGATGGCAGCTACATCGCCAAGGCGGAACAGATCGGCACGGTCCACGCCCGCATCGGGCTGGAGCCGACCTGGTACATCGGCGGCTACGCCCGCGTCCTTTCGGCCATCATCACCACCATCTGCGACAAGGGCTCGGGCCTGTTCGGCAACAAGGCCGCCGGTCGGCAGGTAGCCACGCTGGTCAAGCTGGCTTTGCTCGACATGGAAATCGCGCTGTCCGCCTATTTCAAGGCCGAGGAGAAATCCCGCCTTGCCGTGATCGAACAGCTGGGACACGCGCTGGCGGAAGTCGCCAACGGGCGTTTTTCCACCAAGCTCGAAGGACTGCCCGAAAACTATCGCCAGATTGAAGCCGATTTCGAAACGATGCGTCTCGAAATCGGCGGCGCGCTGGCGTCGGTTGCCGAGGCGGCATCGACGATCAACACCGGCGCTGCCGAAATCCGCCAGGCTTCGGACGACCTTGCCAACCGCACGGAACGGCAGGCAGCGTCGCTCGAGGAAACAGCCGCCGCGATGCAGGAACTGACCACCGGCGTGCGCGAAGCGGCCGATGGCGCCGTTCACATGACCGGCTCTGTGGCGGAAGCCGATCACGAGGCCGTGCAGGGACGCAACGTGGTCAAGGAGGCCGTGGGCGCGATGGACGGAATCCATCGCACGGCCACCGAGATCAGCAAGATCATCGACGTGATCGATGGAATCGCCTTCCAGACCAATCTGCTTGCGCTCAACGCGGGGGTCGAAGCGGCCCGGGCGGGCGATGCCGGCAAGGGCTTTGCGGTGGTGGCCAACGAAGTGCGGGCGCTGGCCCAGCGCTCGGCCGACGCCGCCAGCAATATCAAGCACCTGATCAACGGCAGCGTCGAACAGGTCGAACGCGGGGTCAAGCTGGTGGGGCAGTCGGGCGAGGCGTTCGGTTCGATCGCGGCGCGCGTTGGCGAGATCAAATCGCTGGCGACGGGCATCGCCGATCTCGCGCAAGCCCAGGCGCTGAACCTGCAGCAGGTTAACGATGCGGTTCGTGAAATGGACCAGATGACGCAGCACAACGCGGCAATGGTCGAACAATCGAACGCCGCGTCGCGCAGTCTGGCCGGAGAAGCCGAACAACTGGCCACGCTGGTTTCGCGCTTCAATGTAACCGGCGCCGCGGTCGTGCCCATTGCCAAAGCCAAGGACCGGCGCAAAGCGCCAGCGGCCACTTCCCGTCCTGCCCCCGCCGCCCGCAAATCCGCGGGAATGGCGGCCACGGCAACGGCCGAGGACTGGTCGGAATTCTGA